Proteins encoded by one window of Canis aureus isolate CA01 chromosome 13, VMU_Caureus_v.1.0, whole genome shotgun sequence:
- the PRPF38A gene encoding pre-mRNA-splicing factor 38A — translation MANRTVKDAHSIHGTNPQYLVEKIIRTRIYESKYWKEECFGLTAELVVDKAMELRFVGGVYGGNIKPTPFLCLTLKMLQIQPEKDIIVEFIKNEDFKYVRMLGALYMRLTGTAIDCYKYLEPLYNDYRKIKSQNRNGEFELMHVDEFIDELLHSERVCDIILPRLQKRYVLEEAEQLEPRVSALEEDMDDVESSEEEEEEDEKLERVPSPDHRRRSYRDLDKPRRSPTLRYRRSRSRSPRRRSRSPKRRSPSPRRERHRSKSPRRHRSRSRDRRHRSRSKSPGHHRSHRHRSHSKSPERSKKSHKKSRRGNE, via the exons ATGGCGAACCGTACGGTGAAGGATGCGCACAGCATCCACGGCACCAATCCTCAGTATCTGGTGGAGAAGATCATTCGGACGCGAATCTACGAGTCCAAGTACTGGAAAGAGGAGTGCTTCGGGCTGACGG ctgaactTGTAGTGGATAAAGCCATGGAGTTGAGGTTTGTGGGCGGTGTCTATGGTGGCAACATAAAGCCAACTCCTTTTCTGTGTTTGACCTTGAAGATGCTTCAAATCCAACCTGAGAAGGATATCATTGTGGAGtttataaaaaatgaagatttcaa GTATGTCCGCATGTTGGGAGCACTTTACATGAGGCTGACAGGCACTGCAATTGATTGCTACAAGTACTTAGAACCTCTGTACAATGACTATCgaaaaatcaagagccagaacCGAAATGGGG AGTTTGAACTGATGCACGTAGATGAGTTTATTGATGAACTGCTGCACAGTGAGAGAGTCTGTGATATCATTCTACCCCGGCTACAG AAACGCTATGTGCTAGAGGAAGCTGAGCAACTGGAGCCTCGGGTTAGTGCTCTAGAAGAGGACATGGATGACGTGGAGTCCagtgaagaggaggaagaggaggatgagaaG TTGGAGAGAGTGCCATCACCTGATCATCGCCGGAGAAGCTACCGAGACTTGGACAAGCCCCGTCGTTCTCCTACACTGCGCTATAGAAGGAGTAGGAGCCGGTCTCCCAGAAG GCGGAGTCGGTCTCCTAAAAGGAGGAG CCCCTCCCCTCGCCGAGAAAGGCATCGGAGCAAAAGCCCAAGACGTCACCGCAGCAGATCTCGAGATAGACGGCACAGATCCCGCTCCAAGTCCCCAG GTCATCATCGTAGTCACAGACACAGGAGTCACTCAAAGTCTCCTGAAAG ATCTAAGAAAAGCCACAAGAAGAGCCGGAGAGGGAATGAATAA